TCTGGCGCCACACTTTCCATTCGGGCATTGACGCATCTGGCGGAACTAGCCCTTTACCTTCATGGCGAGGCAACCAACACCCCATGATCAAGCGAATTGTAAATGAAATCCGGAAAAGACCTCCTTATAAGTGGCACCGTCATATCGGCACCCTGGCGGCTGTCTTTTTTGTGTTTCTCGCCGTAACCGGCGTTGCAATCAACCACGCAGACGCGTTGAAACTGGACCAGCGCCATCTTGCAAGTGACTGGCTGCTCGATTGGTACGGGATCGAGCCGGAAACAGACAGCGTGAGCTTTGCCACTGCCGGTGGCCACTGGCTCACCGGCACCAGGGCCAGCGTTTACCTTGACGCCAGACGCGTTGCCACGACAACCGAAATGCCCGTTGGCATCGCCGAAACGAATGGCGTCCTTGCTGTCGCAACTGGAAACGAAATTCTTTTGCTAACGCCAGATGGCGATCTCATCGAACGAATCGCTGGCAATTTTATCCCCGGCCCCATCGAAAAACTTGGCATCACGGCAAAGGGACAAGCCATTGCCAAGACACCGACCGGAATGTTTCTTGCCGATCGGAACCTGTTGACGTGGAAACCATCCCAGGCAACCGCCATTTGGTCCCAGGCAACCGCCGCGCCCGCGCAACTGCTTGAAGGCGTTGGAAAGGCCGAGAGAAGAAGGATGCTGAACCTGGAACGCGTGCTGCTCGATCTGCACAGCGGTCGATTGTTTGGACGCTTGGGCCCCTACCTCATGGACGGCGTGGCGCTGCTCCTTCTGGCTCTCGTCGGCACCGGCTTCTACATGCGTTTTTTAAAGCGCGGCCAATGACGCCGTCAATGACACCGCCGGTCGTGTCCCTGACCAAGTCCTGCACCCGCCGGCGGGCCTTGCGGATCGTCGCCGGTTCGATCGGAATGGCAGCATTGCCCTGGTCCGCCCATGGCAGAGCCGCCACCGAATATTCACCACCCCATCGCTGGGAAGGCAAGGCTCTCGGCGCGGAAGGCTCCATCCGCCTCTACCATCCGGATGCCGCGCATGCCCAAACGATTCTGGACCGCTGCGTGAAGGAAATCGACCGCCTTGAATCCCTGTTCAGCCTCTATCGACCCAATTCCGAGCTTTGCCGCCTGAACCGCGCCGGCAGACTTGCGGCACCCTCCAGGGATTTCATCCGTTTGCTGAACATCGCCAAAGAATGGCACCGCCACACGGCAGGTGCCTTTGACATCAGCGTCCAGCCGCTATGGGAACTGTACGCCCGCCACTTTGCAACTCCGGACGCCAACCCGACCGGGCCGATGCCTTTGGACATCGCCCAGGCCAGAAGACGAATCAATGGCGAAGCCATCCACATCACGCCGAAAGAAATTCGCCTGAAGAAAGCCGACAT
This sequence is a window from Rhodospirillaceae bacterium. Protein-coding genes within it:
- a CDS encoding thiamine biosynthesis protein ApbE, which produces MTPSMTPPVVSLTKSCTRRRALRIVAGSIGMAALPWSAHGRAATEYSPPHRWEGKALGAEGSIRLYHPDAAHAQTILDRCVKEIDRLESLFSLYRPNSELCRLNRAGRLAAPSRDFIRLLNIAKEWHRHTAGAFDISVQPLWELYARHFATPDANPTGPMPLDIAQARRRINGEAIHITPKEIRLKKADMALTLNGIAQGYITDRITALLKAQGLQHVLVELGEFRAIEERPDGTPWRIGIANPDRPWQALRTLPLRDGAIATSGSYGLFFEPTGRHHHLFDPSTGRSANHHRSVTVLAPDATTADALSTALSILPRTDGEKLLRNFDGVEAIFY